One window of Xanthomonas sp. 10-10 genomic DNA carries:
- a CDS encoding DUF2147 domain-containing protein: MNPIAVTSYLALALVASSATAFAAEPITGKWFTDNQQALVDIQPCGASLCGTIVKVLRAKPGSRTTDALNPDPAKRHTPMEGTVILSELVDAGNLWKGKIYNPESGKTYAAKIKREVDGSLKVEGCVAFICQGPTWQRAP, from the coding sequence ATGAACCCGATCGCTGTCACAAGCTATCTCGCACTTGCACTCGTCGCTTCCAGCGCAACCGCATTCGCTGCCGAACCGATCACTGGAAAGTGGTTCACCGATAACCAGCAGGCACTGGTCGATATCCAGCCGTGCGGTGCGTCGTTATGCGGCACCATCGTCAAGGTATTGCGGGCCAAGCCCGGTAGCCGGACAACCGATGCGCTCAATCCGGATCCGGCCAAGCGCCACACCCCCATGGAAGGAACAGTGATCCTCAGCGAGCTGGTGGACGCAGGGAATCTTTGGAAAGGCAAGATCTACAACCCCGAGTCCGGCAAGACCTATGCCGCCAAGATCAAGCGTGAGGTGGACGGCTCCCTGAAGGTGGAAGGCTGCGTGGCCTTTATCTGTCAGGGTCCGACCTGGCAGCGCGCACCTTGA
- the ecfK gene encoding ECF-type sigma factor EcfK — protein sequence MSELPITELLQAWQQDAPGAGDALARQVYEVLRATAMRELRRDARAGLQATELVHEAWMRLQLGQQAFRSRTHFYAVAALQMRHLLVDLARQQASAKRLGQAVTLTISLSDGAARPEALMVVADAFDKLARVDARKARAFALTELVGFSVAEAAEQLEVSVPTLERDLRFARVWLAAQL from the coding sequence ATGTCCGAGCTGCCGATCACCGAGTTGTTGCAGGCCTGGCAGCAGGACGCGCCCGGGGCGGGCGATGCGTTGGCGCGGCAGGTCTACGAGGTGCTGCGCGCCACCGCAATGCGCGAGCTGCGTCGCGATGCGCGCGCCGGGCTGCAGGCGACCGAGCTGGTGCACGAGGCGTGGATGCGGCTGCAGCTAGGCCAGCAGGCGTTCCGTTCGCGGACGCACTTCTATGCGGTGGCGGCGTTGCAGATGCGCCACCTGCTGGTGGACCTGGCGCGGCAGCAGGCCAGCGCCAAGCGGCTCGGGCAGGCAGTGACCTTGACGATCAGCCTGTCCGACGGCGCGGCGCGGCCGGAGGCGCTGATGGTGGTGGCCGATGCCTTCGACAAGCTGGCGCGGGTGGATGCGCGCAAGGCCCGTGCCTTTGCGTTGACCGAGCTGGTGGGCTTCAGCGTGGCCGAGGCGGCCGAGCAGCTGGAGGTGTCGGTGCCCACGCTGGAACGCGATTTGCGTTTTGCGCGGGTGTGGCTGGCGGCGCAGCTGTGA
- a CDS encoding ThuA domain-containing protein, whose protein sequence is MVISLACDQRRQQRRRALEPISRNNARMHRLLLALICMLASLTATAGSAPERVLIFTKTAGFRHESIPTAVETLRQLAQAQGMVADHSEDADVFTADNLARYRVVAFASTTGEILAPAQQQAFEGFIRQGGGFLGVHSAADTGYQWPWYGRLVGAWFKKHPPGLQSTRVQRQRDGHSVGDAWPITDEIYNYRHNPRGQVQVVATVDERLYAGGTMGADHPIAWCHAFDGGRAWYTGLGHDAAVYANADFLGQLQQGLRYAAGHVPDC, encoded by the coding sequence TTGGTCATCAGCCTCGCATGCGATCAGCGCAGGCAACAGCGAAGACGCGCGTTGGAACCGATATCGCGCAACAATGCACGCATGCACAGACTCCTGCTCGCCCTGATCTGCATGCTCGCCTCCCTCACCGCCACTGCCGGGTCCGCTCCGGAGCGGGTGCTGATCTTCACCAAGACGGCCGGGTTCCGCCACGAGTCGATTCCAACGGCGGTGGAGACGCTGCGGCAACTCGCGCAAGCGCAGGGCATGGTGGCCGACCACAGCGAGGACGCGGACGTCTTCACTGCCGACAACCTTGCGCGTTACCGCGTGGTGGCGTTCGCCAGCACGACGGGCGAAATTCTGGCGCCGGCGCAACAGCAGGCTTTCGAGGGGTTCATTCGGCAGGGCGGTGGATTCCTGGGTGTACATTCGGCCGCCGATACCGGCTACCAGTGGCCTTGGTATGGGCGATTGGTCGGGGCATGGTTCAAGAAACATCCGCCGGGGCTGCAGTCCACCCGCGTGCAGCGCCAGCGTGATGGGCATTCGGTGGGCGATGCCTGGCCGATCACCGACGAGATCTACAACTACCGGCACAATCCGCGCGGCCAGGTGCAGGTGGTGGCCACGGTAGACGAGCGCCTCTATGCCGGCGGTACGATGGGCGCGGACCATCCCATTGCCTGGTGCCATGCCTTCGACGGCGGCCGGGCTTGGTACACCGGGCTGGGCCATGATGCGGCGGTGTATGCGAATGCGGATTTTCTGGGCCAACTGCAGCAGGGGCTGCGCTATGCGGCCGGGCACGTGCCCGACTGTTGA